In Phragmites australis chromosome 16, lpPhrAust1.1, whole genome shotgun sequence, one DNA window encodes the following:
- the LOC133895976 gene encoding COP9 signalosome complex subunit 3-like, which translates to MESVEALVAHIQGLSGSPEEVAHLHNLLKQADADSLRAHSTALVHFLAQLQPETHSLGYLYLLEAFATSAANPRDFSGGDFLVTMADFLTACSADQIRLAPDKFLNVCRVLKDQVMQLNMPIRGIAPLRAAVRKIQTSPEQLTPVHADYLLLCLLAKQYKAGLSVLEDDIFEVDQPRDLFLYCYYGGMIYIGLKKFPKALELLHNAVTAPMSSLNAIAVEAYKKYILVSLIQNGHVPSFPKYTSSIAQRNLKNHAQIYVDMSTCYGNGSYPELESFILSNAEMFRSDNNLGLAKQVLSSMYKRNIQRLTQTYLTLSLEDIATSVQIDTPKEAEMHVLRMIEDGEIHATINQKDGMVSFHEDPEQYKSVEMVEHIDASIQRLTALSKKLTSIDENISCDPAYLMKTGRDRGRFDYDDFDSVPHKYF; encoded by the exons ATGGAGTCGGTGGAGGCCCTGGTGGCGCACATCCAGGGCCTCTCCGGCAGCCCGGAGGAAGTGGCGCACCTCCACAACCTCCTCAAGCAGGCGGACGCTGATTCCCTGCGCGCCCACTCCACCGCCTTAGTCCACTTCCTCGCCCAGCTCCAGCCCGAGACCCACTCCCTCGGCTACCTCTACCTCCT GGAGGCGTTCGCGACTTCGGCGGCCAATCCGAGGGACTTTAGCGGCGGGGACTTCCTGGTCACCATGGCCGATTTCCTCACCGCATGCTCGGCGGACCAGATACGCCTGGCTCCCGATAAAT TCCTGAATGTGTGTAGGGTGCTCAAGGATCAGGTCATGCAGCTCAACATGCCGATCAGAGGGATTGccccgctgcgggcagcagtcCGTAAGATCCAGACTTCACCTGAGCAGCTGACCCCGGTCCACGCGGACTACCTTCTTCTGTGCCTGCTGGCAAAGCAGTACAAGGCTGGCCTGAGCGTCCTGGAAGACGACATTTTCGAAGTTGATCAGCCAAGGGACTTGTTCCTCTACTGCTACTACGG AGGGATGATATATATTGGGCTCAAGAAGTTTCCTAAAGcattggagcttcttcacaAT GCTGTTACTGCCCCAATGTCATCCTTGAACGCGATTGCTGTGGAAGCTTACAAGAAGTATATCCTTGTTTCGCTCATTCAGAATGGACAT GTGCCATCATTCCCGAAGTATACATCTTCAATTGCTCAAAGAAATCTGAAAAATCACGCCCAG ATTTATGTTGATATGTCTACATGCTATGGCAATGGTAGCTACCCTGAATTAGAGTCATTCAtcctttcaaatgcagagatgttTCGATCC GACAACAACCTAGGGCTGGCAAAGCAAGTGCTCTCCTCGATGTACAAACGAAACATCCAAAGGCTGACCCAAACTTACTTAACTCTTTCACTTGAAGATATTGCTACATCTGTTCAAATTGACACACCAAAGGAAGCTGAGATGCATGTGCTTCGCATG ATCGAAGATGGAGAGATCCATGCAACCATAAATCAGAAGGATGGCATGGTCAGCTTTCACGAAGATCCTGAACAATATAAAAGTGTTGAGATGGTGGAGCATATCGACGCTTCGATTCAGAG GTTGACGGCTTTGTCCAAGAAGTTGACTTCAATTGATGAGAACATCTCATGCGATCCTGCATATTTAATGAAG ACTGGAAGGGACCGCGGAAGATTTGACTATGACGACTTCGACTCAGTTCCGCACAAGTATTTTTGA
- the LOC133896316 gene encoding auxin-induced protein X15-like: MGAKLQQLMARLHLARGVAGVPRGHFAVYVGEARARFVVPTAHLKQPSFVALLESAEEEFGFDHHCHPDGLTIPCSERDFAALLRRLS, encoded by the coding sequence ATGGGTGCCAAGCTGCAGCAGCTGATGGCGCGGCTTCACCTGGCCCGGGGCGTCGCCGGCGTGCCGAGAGGCCACTTCGCGGTGTACGTGGGGGAGGCGCGGGCGCGGTTCGTGGTGCCGACGGCGCACCTGAAGCAGCCGTCGTTCGTGGCGCTGCTGGAGAGCGCGGAGGAGGAGTTCGGCTTCGATCACCACTGCCACCCCGACGGGCTCACCATCCCCTGCTCCGAGCGCGACTTCGCCGCGCTCCTCCGCAGGctcagctag
- the LOC133896363 gene encoding probable adenylate kinase 7, mitochondrial, whose product MAGLLRVAGAARFLSLSRRALAPHPAPAPAHRRLAASAAAMVDYWTDWEEEEEEDARRRVSAPVAESDLAGGGPRGVQWVVMGRPGPQKHAHAARLAEVLDVPYISMGTLVRQELNPASALYRKLANSVNEGRLVPEDIIFGLLTKRLEEGYNKGETGFILDGIPRTRMQAEILDEIVDIDLVLNFKCADDCFMKKRSRGDICSHCGQLFDMSNSASTNCNPCLGSYTWHSQVEPAGVAGLEDSRMERMRTYAKQTKLLEDYYKKQRKIVELKTSARPGETWQGLVAALHLQHLDAPPTPHKLTV is encoded by the exons ATGGCGGGCCTCCTGCGGGTCGCCGGTGCCGCCCggttcctctccctctcccgccGCGCGCTCGCCCCGCACCCCGCCCCGGCCCCGGCACACCGGAGGCTCGCGGcctcggcggcggccatggtggaCTACTGGACCgactgggaggaggaggaggaggaggacgcgcgGCGTCGCGTCTCCGCGCCGGTCGCGGAGTCGGACCTCGCCGGCGGGGGCCCCAGGGGCGTGCAGTGGGTGGTGATGGGCCGCCCGGGACCGCAAAAGCACGCCCACGCCGCGCGCCTCGCGGAGGTGCTCGACGTGCCGTACATCTCCATGGGGACGCTCGTCAGGCAGGAACTCAACCCCGCGTCCGCGCTCTACAGGAAG CTTGCAAATTCGGTAAATGAAGGGAGGCTTGTGCCGGAGGACATCATATTTGGATTGCTGACGAAGCGGCTTGAGGAGGGATACAACAAGGGTGAAACTGGATTCATTCTTGATGGGATACCGCGCACCCGTATGCAAGCT GAGATTCTTGATGAGATTGTGGATATTGATTTGGTTCTGAATTTCAAATGTGCTGATGACTGTTTCATGAAGAAGCGGTCAAGGGGCGACATCTGTTCCCACTGTGGACAACTCTTTGATATGAGCAATTCAGCATCTACAAACTGTAATCCCTGCCTTGGGAGTTATACATGGCATTCTCAGGTAGAGCCTGCTGGTGTTGCAGGCCTGGAAGACTCAAGGATGGAGAGAATGCGTACTTATGCTAAGCAG ACTAAGCTGCTGGAAGATTACTACAAGAAACAGAGAAAAATTGTGGAATTGAAGACATCGGCTCGCCCTGGGGAAACATGGCAGGGGCTTGTAGCCGCCCTGCACCTCCAGCATCTGGATGCACCCCCAACACCGCACAAACTCACCGTGTAA
- the LOC133895565 gene encoding uncharacterized protein LOC133895565, with protein MAAAAAQQKIRWGELEEDDGGDLDFLLPPRVVIGPDGNGLKKVIEYRFDDEGNKVKVTTTTRVRKLARARLSRSAVERRSWPKFGDALKEDAGSRLTMVSTEEILLERPRAPGSKAEEPAASGDPLAMASKGGAVLMVCRTCGKKGDHWTSKCPYKDLAPQTETFVDRPPTSDGPAPPSGAVKGAYVPPTMRGGADRSGGDSMRRRNDENSVRVTNLSEDTREPDLLELFRAFGPVSRVYVAVDQKTGSSRGFGFVNFVHREDAEKAISKLNGYGYDNLILRVEWATPRPN; from the exons atggcggcggcggcggcacagcAGAAGATCCGGTGGGGCGAGCTCGAGGAGGACGATGGCGGCGACCTCGacttcctcctcccgccgcgcGTGGTCATCGGGCCCGACGGGAACGGGCTCAAGAAGGTGATCGAGTACCGCTTCGACGACGAGGGCAACAAGGTCAaggtcaccaccaccacccgcgTCCGCAAGCTCGCCCGCGCGCGCCTCTCCCGCAGCGCCGTCGAGCGCCGGTCCTGGCCTAAGTTCGGCGACGCCCTCAAGGAGGACGCCGGGTCGAGGCTCACCATGGTCTCCACCGAGGAGATCCTCCTCGAGCGCCCGCGCGCCCCAG GGAGCAAAGCTGAGGAACCAGCTGCTTCTGGTGATCCACTGGCTATGGCAAGCAAGGGAGGTGCTGTTCTCATGGTTTGCAGAACCTGTGGGAAGAAGGGTGACCACTGGACCTCAAAGTGTCCCTACAAGGACCTTGCGCCACAGACTGAAACATTTGTGGACAGGCCTCCTACGTCTGATGGCCCTGCACCACCAAGTGGTGCTGTTAAGGGAGCATATGTTCCTCCAACCATGAGAGGAGGTGCTGATAGGAGTGGAGGAGATTCGATGCGGCGTAGGAATGACGAGAACTCTGTCCGTGTGACCAATCTCTCAGAGGACACCCGTGAGCCTGACCTCCTCGAGCTGTTCCGCGCATTTGGACCCGTTAGCCGTGTCTATGTCGCGGTGGATCAGAAGACTGGATCAAGCAGGGGGTTTGGCTTTGTCAACTTTGTTCACAGAGAGGATGCGGAGAAGGCTATCAGCAAGCTCAATGGGTATGGTTATGATAACCTGATCCTCCGAGTGGAGTGGGCAACACCAAGGCCGAACTAG